Proteins found in one Lachancea thermotolerans CBS 6340 chromosome C complete sequence genomic segment:
- the IZH2 gene encoding PAQR-type receptor (similar to uniprot|Q12442 Saccharomyces cerevisiae YOL002C IZH2 Membrane protein involved in zinc metabolism member of the four-protein IZH family direct target of the Zap1p transcription factor expression induced by zinc deficiency and fatty acids deletion increases sensitivity to elevated zinc) translates to MEQGGLTQRKPVEVELHHRMVEENSSLLKDSNLKQRTKRRLYTWDEIPEWQRDNEHIVGGYILETKSTWECLKSLLYLHNESVNIYTHLLPGWCFLLVAVFNQVVIEKFETTRLIDYVMIDLFFLGGFTCLMMSSVFHCFKCHSLPVAILGNKLDYLGIVALVVTSIVSILFYGFHDYDLYFWLFSGLTMAFGLACATVSLSNKFRSREWRPYRASLFVAFGLSALLPVIAGALHYGLKETWTRIQLEWVLLGGVFYILGAVLYGIRFPERMAPGCFDIWGHSHQLFHILVVVAALCHLRALLGAYKLFHHVKVV, encoded by the coding sequence ATGGAACAGGGCGGCCTCACTCAGCGAAAACCCGTGGAAGTCGAGCTACACCATAGGATGGTTGAGGAGAACTCCTCGCTTCTCAAAGACTCTAACCTCAAGCAGAGGACCAAGAGAAGACTTTATACTTGGGACGAGATTCCTGAATGGCAGAGAGACAATGAGCACATAGTCGGTGGCTACATCTTAGAGACGAAGAGTACCTGGGAGTGTCTGAAGAGTCTGCTTTACCTCCATAATGAGTCTGTGAACATCTATACTCACCTGTTACCAGGATGGTGCTTCCTCCTCGTGGCTGTGTTTAACCAGGTCGtgattgaaaaattcgaaACTACGAGACTCATAGACTACGTGATGATTgacctcttctttttgggagGGTTCACATGTCTGATGATGAGCAGCGTTTTTCATTGCTTCAAGTGCCATTCACTGCCGGTAGCTATTCTCGGAAACAAACTCGATTATTTGGGAATTGTCGCCCTTGTAGTGACGTCCATTGTTAGCATCCTTTTTTATGGCTTCCATGATTATGATCTATACTTTTGGTTGTTTTCCGGTCTTACAATGGCGTTTGGCCTTGCCTGCGCAACAGTATCTCTGAGCAACAAGTTTCGGTCCAGGGAATGGAGGCCTTACCGGGCGTCATTGTTTGTCGCCTTTGGACTTTCAGCGCTTCTCCCAGTTATCGCAGGTGCTTTGCATTATGGGCTTAAAGAGACATGGACGAGGATTCAATTAGAGTGGGTACTGCTTGGAGGAGTTTTTTATATCTTAGGTGCGGTGCTCTATGGAATTCGGTTTCCAGAAAGAATGGCACCCGGATGCTTTGATATCTGGGGCCATTCCcatcaactttttcatATCCTCGTCGTGGTCGCGGCTTTGTGCCATTTGAGGGCACTTCTGGGCGCTTATAAACTGTTTCATCACGTCAAAGTAGTTTGA
- the PFA4 gene encoding palmitoyltransferase PFA4 (similar to uniprot|Q12006 Saccharomyces cerevisiae YOL003C DHHC-CRD protein) → MPVELKWPWLGIAVPSFLIAYIGYSSHYFILQNFASTYQQLWFEFSLTLIWVSYAFAIFKNPGRPPPNFEPPIHQWKNYCKKCDNYKPERTHHCKTCKQCVLSMDHHCPWTMNCVGHNNFPHFVRFLTWVVLTTSYLGLLLTQRAFDHWASRNTRKFVHTSELCFLFVNAPLNAFILLTVSLLVFRCVKNQFLNGMTQIESWEKDRIENLFFNERLVPQLIDNLKELFPEDTFDEGAAQKLLSSKQLELEDIINFPYDVDILENMKSSMGPIYSWCLPCGRPRDEGTRFVTNDLSDYDIKASIEDKLLSLPWPPDGGRQKSQRSADIASTLETFSSGGEATLRNRSFDSRISVPRTEWHNDWGENLSDFGVDVDAET, encoded by the coding sequence ATGCCCGTCGAGCTGAAATGGCCATGGTTGGGCATTGCGGTTCCGTCCTTTTTGATAGCATATATTGGTTACTCCTCCCATTACTTTATTTTACAAAATTTCGCAAGCACATACCAACAGCTTTGGTTTGAGTTCAGCCTTACTCTGATTTGGGTATCGTACGCATTcgccattttcaaaaatcctGGCAGACCCCCACCGAATTTTGAGCCGCCGATACACCAATGGAAAAACTATTGCAAGAAATGCGACAATTACAAGCCTGAAAGGACTCATCACTGCAAAACGTGCAAGCAATGTGTTCTCTCAATGGACCATCACTGCCCCTGGACCATGAATTGCGTTGGTCATAACAACTTTCCACACTTCGTAAGATTTCTAACATGGGTTGTATTGACCACTTCATATCTTGGGCTTCTGCTGACACAGCGAGCGTTTGATCATTGGGCTTCTAGAAACACTCGAAAATTTGTCCATACGTCGGAGCTCTGCTTTCTGTTTGTTAACGCACCATTGAATGCATTCATTCTCCTTACTGTCTCTTTACTTGTTTTCAGATGTGTGAAGAATCAGTTTCTCAATGGCATGACGCAGATAGAGTCATGGGAGAAGGACAGAATCGAGAATCTTTTCTTTAACGAACGGCTGGTACCTCAGTTAATCGATAATTTAAAAGAATTGTTTCCTGAAGATACCTTCGACGAAGGCGCCGCGCAGAAGCTTTTATCCTCAAAACAATTGGAGCTCGAAGATATTATCAATTTTCCGTATGACGTGGACATTTTAGAAAACATGAAGTCGTCTATGGGTCCAATTTACTCCTGGTGTCTCCCGTGTGGGAGACCACGCGATGAAGGGACTCGATTTGTGACTAATGATCTTTCAGATTATGATATTAAAGCTTCTATTGAAGACAAGCTACTTTCTCTGCCGTGGCCACCCGATGGTGGGCGTCAAAAGTCTCAGAGAAGTGCCGACATTGCCTCAACCCTTGAAACATTCAGTAGTGGAGGGGAGGCCACTTTGCGCAACAGAAGCTTTGACTCCAGAATTAGTGTACCTCGGACAGAATGGCATAATGACTGGGGCGAAAATCTTTCTGACTTTGGAGTTGATGTAGATGCAGAAACTTGA